A single region of the Kocuria rosea genome encodes:
- a CDS encoding RNA polymerase sigma factor, with amino-acid sequence MSPAASNKTTDTAAETPGTGDARSPSGTTGTSPRAKTAAAKSTATKKTVAAKKTTAAKSTAAKSTAPKSATAAASTKSTAGRSTATRTAASKPPAAPKAAGRKKAAAPADKDALAVAGEPEEDVVVTDDADIETALTDEAGVIEPDVDEDADAEEEAAPEDAPAAPAPKDEKTSGFVITNNDDDDAPAQQVVSAGATADPVKDYLKQIGKVALLNAEQEVDLALRIEAGLYAEHKLADGKDSLDPQTRKELRWVIHDGKRAKNHLLEANLRLVVSLAKRYTGRGMLFLDLIQEGNLGLIRAVEKFDYTKGFKFSTYATWWIRQAITRAMADQARTIRIPVHMVEVINKLARVQRQMLQDLGREPTPEELANELDMTPEKVVEVQKYGREPISLHTPLGEDGDSEFGDLIEDSEAVVPADAVSFTLLQEQLHSVLDTLSEREAGVVAMRFGLTDGQPKTLDEIGKVYGVTRERIRQIESKTMSKLRHPSRSQVLRDYLD; translated from the coding sequence GTGTCACCTGCCGCCAGCAACAAGACGACGGACACCGCCGCCGAGACCCCGGGCACCGGGGACGCTCGGTCGCCGTCCGGCACCACGGGCACGTCGCCGCGGGCGAAGACCGCCGCTGCGAAGTCGACCGCGACCAAGAAGACCGTGGCCGCGAAGAAGACCACGGCGGCGAAGTCCACCGCCGCGAAGTCCACCGCTCCCAAGAGCGCCACCGCGGCCGCCTCGACGAAGTCCACGGCCGGCCGGTCGACCGCGACCAGGACCGCCGCGAGCAAGCCCCCGGCCGCACCGAAGGCCGCGGGCCGCAAGAAGGCTGCGGCCCCGGCGGACAAGGACGCCCTGGCCGTCGCCGGGGAGCCCGAGGAGGACGTCGTCGTCACCGACGACGCCGACATCGAGACCGCCCTGACCGACGAGGCCGGGGTGATCGAGCCGGACGTGGACGAGGACGCCGACGCGGAGGAGGAGGCCGCGCCCGAGGACGCGCCGGCCGCCCCCGCGCCCAAGGACGAGAAGACCTCCGGCTTCGTCATCACCAACAACGACGACGACGACGCCCCGGCCCAGCAGGTCGTCTCCGCCGGCGCCACCGCCGACCCGGTCAAGGACTACCTCAAGCAGATCGGCAAGGTCGCGCTGCTGAACGCCGAGCAGGAGGTGGACCTGGCGCTGCGGATCGAGGCCGGCCTGTACGCGGAGCACAAGCTCGCGGACGGGAAGGACAGCCTCGACCCGCAGACCCGCAAGGAGCTGCGCTGGGTCATCCACGACGGCAAGCGCGCCAAGAACCACCTGCTCGAGGCCAACCTGCGCCTGGTCGTCTCGCTCGCGAAGCGCTACACCGGTCGCGGCATGCTGTTCCTGGACCTCATCCAGGAGGGCAACCTCGGACTGATCCGCGCGGTCGAGAAGTTCGACTACACCAAGGGCTTCAAGTTCTCCACGTACGCCACCTGGTGGATCCGCCAGGCCATCACCCGTGCCATGGCCGACCAGGCCCGCACCATCCGCATCCCGGTGCACATGGTCGAGGTCATCAACAAGCTCGCCCGCGTCCAGCGCCAGATGCTGCAGGACCTCGGCCGGGAGCCGACCCCGGAGGAGCTGGCGAACGAGCTCGACATGACGCCCGAGAAGGTCGTCGAGGTGCAGAAGTACGGCCGTGAGCCGATCTCGCTGCACACCCCGCTGGGGGAGGACGGCGACTCGGAGTTCGGCGACCTCATCGAGGACTCCGAGGCTGTGGTCCCCGCGGACGCCGTGAGCTTCACGCTCCTGCAGGAGCAGCTGCACTCGGTCCTGGACACCCTCTCCGAGCGGGAGGCGGGGGTCGTGGCGATGCGCTTCGGCCTGACCGACGGCCAGCCCAAGACGCTCGACGAGATCGGCAAGGTCTACGGCGTGACGCGTGAGCGCATCCGGCAGATAGAGTCCAAGACGATGTCCAAGCTGCGCCACCCGTCCCGCTCGCAGGTGCTGCGCGACTACCTCGACTGA
- a CDS encoding proteasome assembly chaperone family protein, translating into MLDPTSLYLSNPALLEDARVRGLPLIVALSGYAEAGHVAVQIEHTITEALPHEVVARFDLDQLYDYRARRPHVSFVEDHFEGFQTPELSLRLVTDGLGRSFALLTGPEPDLQWNRFTEAVVGLARRMDVSLVAIVSGIPMPVPHTRPFIVSVHGNRADLLPAEHAWKPVVEMSSSAAQLLEIRLGEAGIDNIGFTVHVPQYLAEAHLPHAAVAALEHISAVTSLTLPSDELREAAREIERQIDQQVGASPEVQAVVAGLEQRYDDVVDASVPRSLLVGDESELPDADEIGAAAEAFLAAQEDDQD; encoded by the coding sequence GTGCTGGACCCCACCTCGCTGTACCTGAGCAACCCCGCTCTGCTCGAGGACGCCCGGGTTCGCGGACTGCCGCTGATCGTCGCCCTGTCCGGCTACGCGGAGGCGGGGCACGTGGCCGTGCAGATCGAGCACACCATCACCGAGGCCCTCCCGCACGAGGTCGTGGCCCGTTTCGACCTGGACCAGCTCTACGACTACCGGGCCCGCCGCCCGCACGTGAGCTTCGTGGAGGACCACTTCGAGGGCTTCCAGACCCCCGAGCTGTCCCTCCGGCTGGTCACGGACGGTCTGGGGCGCAGCTTCGCGCTGCTGACGGGCCCCGAGCCGGATCTGCAGTGGAACCGGTTCACCGAGGCCGTCGTGGGCCTGGCCCGGCGGATGGACGTGTCCCTCGTGGCCATCGTCTCGGGAATCCCCATGCCCGTCCCGCACACCCGTCCGTTCATCGTCTCGGTGCACGGCAACCGGGCCGACCTGCTGCCCGCCGAGCACGCGTGGAAGCCGGTCGTGGAGATGAGCTCGTCGGCCGCGCAGCTCCTCGAGATCCGGCTGGGCGAGGCGGGGATCGACAACATCGGCTTCACCGTGCACGTCCCGCAGTACCTGGCCGAGGCGCACCTGCCGCACGCCGCCGTGGCCGCCCTCGAGCACATCAGCGCCGTGACCTCTCTGACCCTGCCCTCGGACGAGCTGCGCGAGGCGGCCCGCGAGATCGAGCGCCAGATCGACCAGCAGGTCGGCGCCTCGCCCGAGGTACAGGCGGTCGTGGCAGGACTGGAACAGCGCTACGATGACGTCGTCGACGCCTCGGTCCCGCGCTCCCTGCTGGTGGGGGACGAGTCCGAGCTCCCCGACGCCGACGAGATCGGCGCCGCGGCCGAGGCCTTCCTCGCCGCCCAGGAGGACGACCAGGACTGA
- the lpdA gene encoding dihydrolipoyl dehydrogenase gives MADNEFDILVLGGGSAGYAAALRAVQLGFTVALVEKNKLGGTCLHWGCIPTKAYLHSAELAEDARESSKYGIHTTLDSIDMAAVREYKDKIVAGKFKGLTGLMKMRKIKVIEGVGKLTGENTVEVDGTTYTGKHIVLASGSISKTLGVEIGGRIMTSTEALEIDFVPKSAIVLGGGVIGCEFASMWKSFGVDVTVIEGLPHLVANEDPALIKILEREFKKRGIKSSLGTFFEKVEQDDNGAKVTLADGKVFEADIVLVAVGRGPNTADMGYEEQGIPMDRGFVTPNERLHTGVGNIYAIGDIVPGVQLAHRGYQQGRFVAEEIAGLNPAVVDDVNIPKVTFTEPEIASVGYTEPKAKEKFGEDNVEVAEYNLAGNGKSSILGTGGIIKLVREKDGPIIGFHAIGKRISEQIGEGQLIVNWEAYPEDVAAFVHAHPTQNEAIGEAAMALAGTPLHG, from the coding sequence GTGGCCGACAACGAATTCGACATCCTCGTCCTCGGCGGAGGGAGTGCCGGCTACGCCGCCGCGCTGCGGGCCGTCCAGCTCGGCTTCACCGTGGCGCTGGTGGAGAAGAACAAGCTCGGGGGCACGTGCCTCCACTGGGGGTGCATCCCGACCAAGGCGTACCTGCACTCCGCCGAGCTGGCCGAGGACGCCCGCGAGAGCTCCAAGTACGGCATCCACACCACGCTGGACTCCATCGACATGGCGGCCGTGCGGGAGTACAAGGACAAGATCGTCGCCGGCAAGTTCAAGGGCCTCACGGGTCTGATGAAGATGCGCAAGATCAAGGTCATCGAGGGAGTCGGCAAGCTCACGGGCGAGAACACCGTCGAGGTCGACGGCACCACCTACACCGGCAAGCACATCGTGCTGGCCTCCGGCTCGATCTCCAAGACCCTGGGCGTCGAGATCGGCGGACGGATCATGACCTCCACCGAGGCGCTGGAGATCGACTTCGTGCCCAAGAGCGCCATCGTCCTCGGCGGCGGCGTGATCGGCTGCGAGTTCGCCTCCATGTGGAAGTCCTTCGGCGTGGACGTCACCGTGATCGAGGGCCTCCCCCACCTGGTCGCCAACGAGGACCCCGCGCTCATCAAGATCCTCGAGCGGGAGTTCAAGAAGCGCGGCATCAAGTCCAGCCTCGGCACCTTCTTCGAGAAGGTCGAGCAGGACGACAACGGGGCGAAGGTCACCCTGGCCGACGGCAAGGTCTTCGAGGCCGACATCGTGCTGGTCGCCGTGGGCCGCGGCCCGAACACCGCCGACATGGGCTACGAGGAGCAGGGCATCCCCATGGACCGCGGCTTCGTCACCCCGAACGAGCGCCTGCACACCGGCGTCGGCAACATCTACGCGATCGGCGACATCGTCCCCGGGGTCCAGCTCGCCCACCGCGGCTACCAGCAGGGGCGGTTCGTGGCCGAGGAGATCGCCGGTCTGAACCCCGCCGTCGTCGACGACGTGAACATCCCCAAGGTGACCTTCACCGAGCCGGAGATCGCCTCGGTCGGCTACACCGAGCCGAAGGCGAAGGAGAAGTTCGGCGAGGACAACGTCGAGGTCGCCGAGTACAACCTCGCCGGCAACGGCAAGAGCTCGATCCTGGGCACCGGCGGCATCATCAAGCTGGTGCGCGAGAAGGACGGGCCGATCATCGGCTTCCACGCCATCGGCAAGCGCATCAGCGAGCAGATCGGCGAGGGCCAGCTCATCGTCAACTGGGAGGCCTACCCCGAGGACGTCGCCGCGTTCGTGCACGCGCACCCCACCCAGAACGAGGCCATCGGCGAGGCCGCCATGGCACTCGCGGGCACGCCGCTGCACGGCTGA
- a CDS encoding DUF7455 domain-containing protein, translating to MNATLESRELNATDRCDACGAQAYVRVILESTGGELLFCAHHARKNEQKLRPLAATWQDETERIGS from the coding sequence GTGAACGCAACATTGGAGAGCCGAGAGCTCAATGCGACCGACCGCTGCGACGCGTGCGGCGCCCAGGCCTACGTCCGAGTGATCCTCGAGTCGACGGGCGGTGAGCTGCTGTTCTGCGCTCACCACGCGCGCAAGAACGAGCAGAAGCTGCGGCCGCTGGCCGCCACCTGGCAGGACGAGACCGAGCGCATCGGTTCCTGA
- a CDS encoding DNA gyrase/topoisomerase IV subunit B yields the protein MTPSRSEYNARHLSVLEGLEAVRKRPGMYIGSTDSRGLMHCMWEIIDNSVDEALAGFGHQITVVLHADGAVEVHDDGRGIPIDLEPRTGLTGVEVVFTKLHAGGKFGGGSYSASGGLHGVGASVVNALSARLDVQVDRGGKTYQMSFRHGEPGRFVDQGRPSPHARFEPFVEGSVLDVVGKAKRGVTGTRIRYWADEQIFTADARFSYEELAKRARQTSFLIPGLRITVRDQRGLPGTPGEFGTHEEVFQHDGGISEFVEYLAADSSVTDVWRFQGEGRFKENVPVLDENGRSKLTELDRTCEVDVALRWGIGYDTSLRSFVNIIATPKGGTHQAGFEAALLKTFRKQIEANARKLKAGSDKIEKDDVLAGLTAVLTVRLAEPQFEGQTKEVLGTPAVRQIVSRVIEKELTAKLTATGRHDKQQAGQLLEKVVAEMKSRISARVHKETQRRKNALETSSMPAKLVECRSNDVERSELFIVEGDSALGTARLARSSNYQALLPIRGKILNVQKASITDMLANTECAALIQVIGAGSGRTFDLTAARYGKVIMMTDADVDGAHIRTLLLTLFYRYMRPLVEAGRVYAAVPPLHRVEIVNAGGKANEMVYTYSERELTDLLARLEAEGRRYKEPIQRYKGLGEMDADQLAETTMDVRHRMLRRIRVEDAEAAEHAFSLLMGSEVAPRKDFIIEGATHLDQERIDA from the coding sequence GTGACACCGTCCCGTTCCGAGTACAACGCCCGCCACCTCTCCGTCCTCGAGGGCCTCGAGGCCGTCCGGAAGCGGCCGGGCATGTACATCGGCTCCACCGACTCCCGCGGGCTGATGCACTGCATGTGGGAGATCATCGACAACTCCGTGGACGAGGCCCTCGCCGGCTTCGGCCACCAGATCACGGTGGTCCTGCACGCCGACGGCGCCGTGGAGGTCCACGACGACGGCCGCGGCATCCCCATCGACCTCGAGCCGCGCACCGGGCTGACCGGCGTGGAGGTCGTCTTCACCAAGCTGCACGCGGGCGGGAAGTTCGGCGGCGGCTCCTACAGCGCCTCCGGCGGCCTGCACGGCGTGGGCGCCTCGGTGGTCAACGCGCTCTCCGCCCGCCTGGACGTCCAGGTGGACCGCGGCGGGAAGACCTACCAGATGTCCTTCCGGCACGGCGAGCCCGGCCGTTTCGTGGACCAGGGCCGGCCCTCCCCGCACGCCCGGTTCGAGCCGTTCGTGGAGGGGTCGGTGCTCGACGTCGTCGGCAAGGCCAAGCGGGGTGTCACCGGCACCCGGATCCGGTACTGGGCGGACGAGCAGATCTTCACGGCGGACGCCCGGTTCAGCTACGAGGAGCTCGCCAAGCGCGCCCGCCAGACCTCGTTCCTGATCCCCGGGCTGCGCATCACCGTGCGCGACCAGCGGGGCCTGCCCGGCACGCCGGGGGAGTTCGGGACCCACGAGGAGGTGTTCCAGCACGACGGCGGGATCTCCGAGTTCGTGGAGTACCTCGCCGCCGACAGCTCGGTCACCGACGTGTGGCGGTTCCAGGGCGAGGGCCGGTTCAAGGAGAACGTCCCGGTCCTGGACGAGAACGGCCGCTCCAAGCTCACGGAACTGGACCGCACGTGCGAGGTCGACGTCGCCCTGCGCTGGGGCATCGGCTACGACACGTCCCTGCGCTCGTTCGTGAACATCATCGCGACCCCCAAGGGCGGCACCCACCAGGCCGGCTTCGAGGCGGCCCTGCTGAAGACGTTCCGGAAGCAGATCGAGGCCAACGCCCGCAAGCTCAAGGCCGGCAGCGACAAGATCGAGAAGGACGACGTCCTGGCCGGGCTCACGGCCGTGCTCACGGTGCGGCTGGCGGAGCCGCAGTTCGAGGGCCAGACCAAGGAGGTCCTGGGCACCCCGGCCGTGCGCCAGATCGTGAGCCGGGTGATCGAGAAGGAGCTGACCGCCAAGCTCACGGCCACCGGCCGCCACGACAAGCAGCAGGCCGGGCAGCTGCTCGAGAAGGTCGTGGCGGAGATGAAGTCCCGCATCTCCGCGCGGGTGCACAAGGAGACCCAGCGGCGCAAGAACGCCCTGGAGACCTCCTCGATGCCGGCCAAGCTCGTCGAGTGCCGCTCGAACGACGTGGAGCGCTCCGAGCTGTTCATCGTGGAGGGCGACTCCGCGCTCGGCACGGCGCGGCTGGCCCGGTCCTCCAACTATCAGGCGCTGCTGCCGATCCGCGGCAAGATCCTCAACGTGCAGAAGGCGTCCATCACGGACATGCTCGCCAACACGGAGTGCGCCGCGCTCATCCAGGTCATCGGCGCCGGCTCGGGGCGCACCTTCGACCTCACCGCCGCCCGCTACGGCAAGGTCATCATGATGACGGACGCCGACGTCGACGGCGCGCACATCCGCACCCTGCTGCTCACGCTGTTCTACCGCTACATGCGCCCGCTCGTGGAGGCCGGGCGGGTCTACGCGGCGGTGCCCCCGCTGCACCGGGTGGAGATCGTCAACGCCGGCGGCAAGGCCAACGAGATGGTCTACACGTACTCCGAGCGCGAGCTCACGGACCTGCTCGCCCGGCTCGAGGCGGAGGGGCGGCGGTACAAGGAGCCCATCCAGCGCTACAAGGGCCTGGGCGAGATGGACGCGGACCAGCTCGCGGAGACGACCATGGACGTCCGGCACCGGATGCTGCGCCGGATCCGGGTGGAGGACGCCGAGGCCGCCGAGCACGCCTTCTCCCTGCTCATGGGCTCCGAGGTGGCCCCGCGCAAGGACTTCATCATCGAGGGCGCCACGCACCTGGACCAGGAGCGCATCGACGCCTGA
- a CDS encoding MFS transporter — translation MPSDRYRAHEPGKDSRRAYLVFAIGTFAYFSAVAQRTSFGVASVDAAERFGTAASALSMFSLMQVLVYAALQIPVGVLVDRFGSRVMVAAGALLMTAGQVQLALADTVGEGVAARVLVGAGDATTFVCVMRLIPAWFSALRVPPLTQFLGVVGNLGQLVSVIPFAWLLELTGWFPSFAALASLALLAAVLAATLLRNAPPGVEVLNPALGLRRTGRVLRESVAEPGTRLGFWVHFTTQFAGNTFVLMWGYPYLEYAQDLSDTTISLVMTSFVVTNLAVALGLGGLSARHPHRRVRLSLGVTAVIFAAWTVLLVWPGTAPVPVVLAAVCVIAISMPASMIAFDITRSFNPARRSGTATGIVNVGGFTASVLAIFVTGFVLDVLHAAGFRDELYAPDAFRVAIAAQFLVAAAGAAGVLATVRRVRRQHGHDAA, via the coding sequence ATGCCGTCCGACCGGTACCGGGCCCACGAGCCCGGCAAGGACTCCCGCCGCGCCTACCTGGTCTTCGCGATCGGCACCTTCGCCTACTTCAGCGCCGTGGCGCAGCGCACCAGCTTCGGCGTGGCGTCGGTCGACGCGGCCGAGCGCTTCGGCACCGCGGCCTCCGCGCTGTCGATGTTCTCGCTCATGCAGGTCCTCGTCTACGCGGCGCTGCAGATCCCCGTCGGCGTGCTCGTGGACCGCTTCGGCTCCCGCGTCATGGTCGCCGCCGGGGCGCTGCTCATGACGGCCGGGCAGGTCCAGCTGGCCCTGGCCGACACGGTCGGCGAGGGCGTGGCCGCCCGCGTGCTCGTGGGCGCGGGCGACGCGACCACCTTCGTGTGCGTGATGCGCCTGATCCCCGCCTGGTTCTCCGCGCTGCGCGTGCCGCCGCTGACCCAGTTCCTGGGCGTGGTCGGCAACCTCGGCCAGCTGGTGTCCGTCATCCCGTTCGCGTGGCTGCTCGAGCTCACCGGGTGGTTCCCGTCCTTCGCGGCGCTGGCCTCCCTCGCGCTGCTCGCCGCCGTGCTCGCCGCGACCCTGCTGCGCAACGCGCCCCCCGGGGTGGAGGTCCTGAACCCGGCGCTGGGCCTGCGGCGGACCGGCCGGGTGCTCCGGGAGAGCGTGGCCGAGCCCGGCACCCGGCTCGGCTTCTGGGTGCACTTCACCACCCAGTTCGCGGGCAACACGTTCGTGCTGATGTGGGGCTACCCCTATCTCGAGTACGCCCAGGACCTGTCGGACACCACGATCTCCCTGGTGATGACCTCCTTCGTGGTGACCAACCTGGCCGTGGCCCTCGGCCTCGGCGGGCTCTCCGCCCGCCACCCGCACCGCCGGGTGCGGCTGTCGCTGGGGGTGACCGCCGTGATCTTCGCGGCGTGGACGGTCCTGCTGGTCTGGCCCGGGACGGCCCCCGTCCCGGTGGTGCTGGCCGCCGTGTGCGTCATCGCGATCAGCATGCCGGCCTCCATGATCGCCTTCGACATCACCCGCAGCTTCAACCCGGCCCGCCGCTCGGGCACCGCCACGGGCATCGTCAACGTCGGTGGCTTCACGGCCTCGGTGCTGGCCATCTTCGTCACCGGCTTCGTGCTCGACGTGCTCCACGCCGCGGGCTTCCGCGACGAGCTGTACGCTCCCGACGCGTTCCGGGTCGCGATCGCGGCGCAGTTCCTGGTCGCTGCGGCGGGCGCCGCGGGCGTGCTGGCCACCGTCCGGCGGGTGCGCCGGCAGCACGGGCACGACGCCGCCTGA
- a CDS encoding DUF4192 family protein: MRQHPIRDPFVPVVRCAADLLAVVPHTLGYWPADSLVLFAAGGGTAGACVRVDLPAGPSDERLGEAFVAELADLVAHDTLSDRVFVIVYTSPPPGDPSGAAAPPAAVDGVLAVVDEAARRAGRAVAARWIVAGDRWWPAEDPADVQDVADIEDSAVNAALVASGSSYAAAPRLAMDQEYGALPAGTARAAGQAAVRWARAGADAWHHLDRLGPALSVWTDVLATVRGAPGDAVPAVLDHDDDLLGFLAASLADPVLADLLLAACATDDLDGVLAAAAMWAELCDDVDDRVDGPDAPGVPIGPTRAPLPPGVPPVPRRPAAGRGGTASGPAAARVPVPDAGELVRLSRVLSGEWAETPHWSLLDTLYRVLQVLGWLLEPTGLGPGPGPEPGAGAAGGAAEDSAGTGDAARTDDEARGRAVLAGVLVELAQLNRFRARGSHTAHFVRRASALLPGHPPALRVLRLADARPVPLWARDRATAWHS, encoded by the coding sequence ATGAGACAGCACCCCATCCGAGACCCCTTCGTCCCCGTCGTCCGGTGCGCGGCCGACCTGCTGGCCGTCGTGCCGCACACGCTCGGCTACTGGCCCGCCGACTCCCTCGTCCTGTTCGCCGCCGGCGGCGGGACGGCAGGGGCGTGCGTGCGCGTCGACCTCCCGGCCGGCCCGTCCGACGAACGCCTCGGGGAGGCCTTCGTCGCCGAGCTCGCCGACCTCGTCGCCCACGACACCCTGAGCGACCGGGTCTTCGTCATCGTGTACACGTCGCCGCCGCCCGGGGACCCGTCCGGGGCCGCGGCGCCACCCGCCGCGGTGGACGGTGTGCTCGCCGTCGTGGACGAGGCCGCCCGACGCGCGGGGCGGGCGGTGGCGGCGCGCTGGATCGTGGCCGGCGACCGCTGGTGGCCGGCCGAGGACCCGGCCGACGTCCAGGACGTCGCGGACATCGAGGACAGCGCCGTCAACGCCGCGCTCGTGGCCTCGGGCAGCTCCTACGCGGCGGCCCCGCGGCTCGCCATGGACCAGGAGTACGGGGCGCTGCCCGCCGGCACCGCCCGTGCCGCCGGGCAGGCCGCGGTCCGCTGGGCACGGGCCGGTGCGGACGCATGGCACCACCTGGACCGCCTCGGGCCCGCACTGTCCGTCTGGACCGACGTGCTCGCCACGGTCCGGGGCGCGCCGGGGGATGCGGTGCCCGCGGTGCTGGACCACGACGACGACCTGCTCGGCTTCCTGGCCGCGAGCCTGGCCGACCCCGTGCTCGCAGACCTGCTCCTGGCCGCCTGCGCCACGGACGACCTCGACGGCGTCCTCGCGGCCGCCGCGATGTGGGCCGAGCTGTGCGACGACGTCGACGACCGGGTGGACGGACCCGACGCCCCGGGCGTTCCGATCGGGCCGACCCGGGCGCCCCTCCCTCCGGGCGTCCCGCCGGTGCCCCGCCGACCGGCGGCCGGTCGCGGCGGCACCGCGTCCGGCCCGGCCGCGGCCCGGGTGCCCGTGCCGGACGCGGGGGAGCTGGTCCGGCTCTCCCGCGTGCTCTCCGGCGAGTGGGCGGAGACCCCGCACTGGTCGCTGCTCGACACCCTCTACCGGGTGCTCCAGGTGCTCGGCTGGCTCCTGGAGCCCACGGGGCTGGGGCCGGGGCCCGGACCGGAGCCCGGTGCGGGGGCGGCAGGCGGAGCGGCCGAGGACTCCGCGGGGACGGGCGACGCGGCGCGGACGGACGACGAGGCGCGGGGCCGGGCCGTGCTCGCGGGCGTGCTGGTCGAGCTCGCGCAGCTCAACCGGTTCCGGGCGCGCGGCTCCCACACCGCGCACTTCGTGCGCCGGGCCTCGGCGCTGCTCCCCGGACACCCGCCCGCGCTGCGCGTGCTGCGCCTCGCCGACGCCCGGCCCGTGCCGCTCTGGGCCCGGGACCGTGCCACCGCCTGGCACTCCTGA
- a CDS encoding leucyl aminopeptidase codes for MPDVQDLLEPRGIELTATHKALGRTPAHALVLGVEKGQDGDGSGRVLLPVGEQRRLAPVVEAAAALRVKGAADEVTVVPAPSGLPFTVVVLTGVGALPAGTAERAEVLRRAVGAAVRRLAGTDSAVLALPVDSEQDAAAVAEGAALGAFAFAHQRAATAGSVQDPLASAVVHAPGVARAALGRCLDRAAALGRGVRAARTLVDLSPNVMYPEAVADYARRAARGTKVSVTVLAEKELAKGGYGGLLGVGQGSVHGPRLVKLEYAPARAAKHYAYVGKGITFDSGGLSLKPPASMMTMKSDMAGAATVLATVLTAAELGLPVKVTGWLCLAENLPSSTATRPGDVITIRGGRTVEVLNTDAEGRLVLADGLVAACEEAPDAVVDIATLTGAQMVALGARTFGIMGDEAVRTAVAEAARAAGEDGWPMPLPEHLRPSLDSKVADLKNIGDKNGGMLVAGIFLREFVGGADGARVPWAHVDIAGPSFNEGSPYGYTPVEGTGAGVRTLVRLLEDAVADRG; via the coding sequence ATGCCCGACGTACAGGACCTGCTCGAACCCCGGGGCATCGAGCTCACCGCCACGCACAAGGCCCTGGGCCGGACGCCGGCCCACGCGCTCGTGCTCGGGGTGGAGAAGGGACAGGACGGCGACGGCTCGGGCCGTGTCCTGCTCCCCGTCGGCGAGCAGCGACGGCTCGCCCCCGTGGTGGAGGCCGCGGCGGCGCTGCGCGTGAAGGGTGCCGCCGACGAGGTGACCGTGGTGCCGGCCCCGTCCGGGCTCCCGTTCACCGTGGTGGTCCTCACCGGGGTCGGCGCCCTGCCCGCCGGGACCGCGGAGCGCGCCGAGGTGCTGCGCCGGGCCGTGGGCGCCGCCGTGCGGCGGCTCGCCGGCACCGACTCCGCGGTGCTCGCCCTGCCCGTGGACTCCGAGCAGGACGCCGCGGCGGTCGCCGAGGGCGCCGCCCTCGGCGCCTTCGCCTTCGCCCACCAGCGCGCGGCGACCGCCGGTTCCGTGCAGGACCCGCTGGCCTCCGCCGTCGTGCACGCCCCGGGCGTGGCGCGCGCCGCGCTGGGCCGGTGCCTCGACCGCGCCGCCGCCCTGGGCCGCGGCGTCCGCGCGGCCCGCACCCTCGTGGACCTCTCCCCCAACGTCATGTACCCGGAGGCCGTGGCGGACTACGCCCGCCGGGCCGCCAGGGGCACCAAGGTCTCCGTGACCGTGCTCGCCGAGAAGGAGCTCGCCAAGGGCGGCTACGGGGGGCTCCTGGGGGTGGGACAGGGCTCCGTGCACGGTCCGCGCCTCGTCAAGCTGGAGTACGCCCCGGCGCGCGCCGCGAAGCACTACGCCTACGTGGGCAAGGGCATCACCTTCGACTCGGGCGGCCTCTCCCTCAAGCCCCCGGCCTCGATGATGACCATGAAGTCGGACATGGCCGGCGCCGCCACCGTGCTCGCGACCGTCCTCACCGCCGCCGAGCTGGGCCTGCCCGTGAAGGTCACGGGGTGGCTGTGCCTGGCCGAGAACCTGCCCTCGTCGACCGCCACCCGCCCCGGCGACGTCATCACCATCCGCGGCGGCCGCACCGTCGAGGTGCTCAACACCGACGCCGAGGGGCGCCTGGTGCTGGCCGACGGTCTCGTGGCCGCGTGCGAGGAGGCCCCGGACGCCGTCGTCGACATCGCCACGCTGACCGGCGCGCAGATGGTGGCCCTCGGCGCACGGACGTTCGGGATCATGGGCGACGAGGCGGTGCGCACCGCCGTGGCCGAGGCCGCCCGCGCCGCCGGCGAGGACGGCTGGCCCATGCCGCTGCCCGAGCACCTGCGCCCGTCCCTGGACTCCAAGGTGGCCGACCTCAAGAACATCGGGGACAAGAACGGCGGGATGCTCGTCGCCGGGATCTTCCTGCGCGAGTTCGTCGGCGGCGCCGACGGGGCACGGGTGCCCTGGGCGCACGTGGACATCGCCGGCCCCTCCTTCAACGAGGGATCGCCCTACGGCTACACCCCGGTTGAGGGCACGGGCGCGGGCGTGCGGACGCTCGTGCGGCTGCTCGAGGACGCGGTCGCCGACCGCGGCTGA